GGCGTTTTACTTATGGATTTGATGTGTTAGATGGTGTATGTTTGCTGCTGCTTGCGTTCAGGTTGTTCCCTGGCCGTCTTTATTTTATCCCTTATTTTCTCAAATTTCTTTCCCACCAGCACTATTTTTATGTTGTCCATTGTGATTGATCTATTCGTTATGTTGATTGTGTATTGCTTGAGCATTAATGCGCCGCCATACATGTCTATTATGTAGAGGGGGGAGATGAATTTCGTGGATCCCTGCTCGTATTGGACGGTGAGCGGTGGATGATCATAGGCCTCGTTCGCATCGTTCAAGTAAATTGCCTCCACTAGCTTCATGGAGTCCTTCTCCATGAATTGCCCAACCATTATATGCATCGGCTTCTTTAGATCCTCGCTGTACTCCACCTCTATGGGTATATCGAATTTCCTATACCTGCTTAACTCATCCATTAATACGTTCTCTATATTATCCAGGGGCTCCAGTCTCTTCACTAGGGGTATCGATAACATTAATCTAATCTGAGTTTCGGACTATAAAAGCATTCAGGTGAGCACCGATATTTTTGGAGTGCATTGCCCATAGTCAAAATACATGTCACGTTTATATACCTTGATGAGCACCATAAATCATGGGTATAGATTCGCTGCTTGAGAAGTGCTGTGTGGAGATCGGCATAACTGTTAGCGGCGCCTCTTCCTTGGCTATTCCCATACAGTTCTATAGGAAGTCAGAGGNTAACGCCGTGGAGGAGCAATTAGCCCTCGTCAGGGACGATTCGCTCAGGGATCAATTATTCTTCGGTGTGGTGCGTAGAATAACTAAGCTGGAGCCGCTGGTGAGGGATAGGGTGCGGAATCCCTTCGTTGATAGGCCGGAGATAATGGATCAATCAATGTTGATGCCATTCACCAACGGCATGGTTAGGCTGTACGGCATGATAACGCCAAGCGGATTAAGCACGGAGGTTAGCCACGTGGCTACGCCCGGCTCCAAGGTGTTCCTCGTGAGGGATGGCACTGTCCTTAACGANTACCTAAAGGTCTCTGCCGGGATAAATGTGGGTAGCCACAAGTACAGTAATTGGTCGATCAAGCTAGATCACTACTTCGTTAATTATCATATTGGGGTCTTCGGCGCAACCGGGGTTGGGAAGTCGAGGCTAATAAGGGGATTAATAGGTGAATTGAGGCGGGCGGGGTATAGGGTGGTTGTTTTCGATCATAGCGGGGTGGATTACGTGCCATTCATGAAGGAGCACGTGATTTCATCTAAGGAAATCAAGATAAGTCCCCCCACCATAGCTTCCGTGATAGCAAGTAAGGCAAGACTTGGGTGGCAGAGCTACGGCGAATATATTGAGGTAGCTACAATAACGTATACCATGCAGGATGAAGGCAAGAAGAAGCAGACCCTACTTCTAGATCCACAGCCATCCAGGGAGATCAAGTGGAATAAGGCTAGCTTCACGAGGCACCTAGTTGAGAAGATGAGGGGAGTTGGGGCTAGGGACTCCTCAGTGGAGAAGGCTAAGCTATTCATCGAATACTTCATTGATGATTCCTTCTTCGATGAGCTCAATAGGAGGGTGGTGGAGCCAAGCGACGTTGTTAAGAGGGCCATTGAGGGCGGCATTGCCGCAATAGATCTGAGCGCTGACACGGATTTAACTGTTAAGCAGGCAAGAATAGCTGACGTGATTGATTCGGCGTGGGAAATGGTTAAGCGGGGCAGCATTAAGGTGCCGGCTAACCTGGTCTTTGTAATAGATGAGGCCCAGAATTATGTTCCAGAGGACGAGTGGACAATATGCAAGGACTCCATCGAGACCACGGTTAGGGAGGGCAGGAAGTGGGGATTATCGCTGCTGTTGGCCAGCCAAAGAATAGCGAGGGACATAAAGTCAAGCATTAGAGCCAATCTGGGCACAGTCTTTTTCTCCAGGCTCTCGGCGCAGGCTGACTTGAAGGAGATAGGCGCATACCTGGACATAGCTGACATAAGCGAGGCGACGCTCTCTCAACTTGGCACTAGGGAATTCTTTGTGGCTGGACTAATGAATCCCCTGAGGAAA
This portion of the Thermocladium sp. ECH_B genome encodes:
- a CDS encoding AAA family ATPase; this encodes MGIDSLLEKCCVEIGITVSGASSLAIPIQFYRKSEXNAVEEQLALVRDDSLRDQLFFGVVRRITKLEPLVRDRVRNPFVDRPEIMDQSMLMPFTNGMVRLYGMITPSGLSTEVSHVATPGSKVFLVRDGTVLNXYLKVSAGINVGSHKYSNWSIKLDHYFVNYHIGVFGATGVGKSRLIRGLIGELRRAGYRVVVFDHSGVDYVPFMKEHVISSKEIKISPPTIASVIASKARLGWQSYGEYIEVATITYTMQDEGKKKQTLLLDPQPSREIKWNKASFTRHLVEKMRGVGARDSSVEKAKLFIEYFIDDSFFDELNRRVVEPSDVVKRAIEGGIAAIDLSADTDLTVKQARIADVIDSAWEMVKRGSIKVPANLVFVIDEAQNYVPEDEWTICKDSIETTVREGRKWGLSLLLASQRIARDIKSSIRANLGTVFFSRLSAQADLKEIGAYLDIADISEATLSQLGTREFFVAGLMNPLRKPLLLKVREVD